One segment of Solanum lycopersicum chromosome 1, SLM_r2.1 DNA contains the following:
- the LOC101260185 gene encoding uncharacterized protein — MDCNKDEAMRAKEVAEKKMLNNDFEGAKKVAVKAEQLYPQLENISQLLAVCNVHCSAQNNRVGSERDWYGILQIDRLSDEATVKKQYRRLALMLHPDKNKLPGAEAAFKLIVEANMVLSDQVKRSLYDSKYRVMSGAGIAKPPPHMVNQNSFVRKTNMQNGFNVQFSNLNHHKYTQPTSSAMQETFWTQCPSCKIRYQYYSTYVNSTLRCQKCSKSFTAYNLGFQGAPCGPKWSKPGGQDVPLKSNLNQSSEQKELPNQGASKMTSGIAGFPPTQTGYRPGCSSRTAGSEPEKCRGKTAPVFEDVRTKQKDEKHEKLKRGMREGCSRPKVDRKSRKRGRKQTVESSESDDTSTSVEIEDVDIDNGNGPPAAQGNGGDGYGARRSSRRRQHISYSEGVSDDENELASRLKKARSNQPAEDSKTQPKEAVGGDDQHRADFTIPRSNSVERLNQNGAGLPEGDVQNNNSKFETVKDQYSRPPSGGAKKVELIVDSDSESDTVPDSNIPEVYDYPDPEFSDFDKLKEQSCFAPDQVWACYDTADGMPRFYALIRKVHSPEFKVMFCWLEASPEDQKGKTWVSAELPVGCGKFRLGTTESTSDRLTFSHQVQCEMVKRGMYIVYPRKGETWALFKDWDIGWGFDPDNHRKYKYEIVEILSEYVVDEGVQVGYLDKVTRFVSLFQRTRLTGVGTFYVKPSELFKFSHRIPSFKMTGTERDGVHAGSFELDPASLPLNPDDIWYPEKVMEGSKGANSQPVENVSPAVASGTRDKSRMSENVTISLKSVELNSIHTTNGESAKVRRSPRGVNLSEEKQSKMSSHSANDGSSTCFDDNCVKRDRHSSPSIPSHDIDEELHSCTKRFDLSNSSGSSKNPITFPDEKGSEEAFCDFRMDISTGKFQVDQVWALYGRNNMPRTYAQIKKIVPAPFKLHVVLLEACAGTKNAQVVCGTFKVQSEKCQVYDPSSFSHVVKAVSINRNRFEIYPRDGDIWALYKNWKKLSLHPDTSAYEIVEVIENSKDRIKVSSMVRVNGFKSVFRSPRIQRSNPAILEIPKDEFGRFSHQIPAFQLTGEKGGVLRGCWELDPASAPCLQ, encoded by the coding sequence ATGGACTGCAACAAGGATGAGGCCATGAGGGCCAAAGAGGTTGCGGAGAAGAAAATGTTGAATAATGACTTTGAAGGGGCTAAAAAGGTTGCAGTGAAAGCAGAACAACTTTACCCTCAACTAGAGAACATATCCCAGTTACTTGCTGTCTGTAATGTTCACTGTTCAGCTCAAAACAACAGAGTAGGATCAGAAAGGGACTGGTACGGTATTCTTCAAATTGATAGGTTGTCTGATGAAGCAACCGTCAAGAAACAATATCGGAGACTTGCACTCATGCTTCATCCTGACAAGAATAAGTTACCTGGAGCAGAGGCAGCTTTCAAGCTAATTGTGGAAGCAAATATGGTTCTCTCTGACCAAGTCAAAAGGTCTTTATACGATAGTAAGTACAGAGTTATGTCCGGAGCTGGAATTGCAAAGCCACCGCCTCATATGGTTAATCAAAATTCATTCGTCAGGAAAACCAACATGCAAAATGGTTTCAATGTTCAGTTCAGTAATCTAAATCACCATAAATATACACAACCAACTTCATCTGCAATGCAGGAAACTTTCTGGACGCAATGTCCATCTTGCAAAATTAGGTACCAGTATTACAGTACTTATGTGAACAGTACTCTACGCTGCCAGAAATGCTCGAAGTCTTTCACTGCATATAATTTAGGTTTTCAAGGTGCCCCATGTGGACCCAAATGGAGTAAACCTGGAGGTCAGGATGTGCCTCTTAAATCTAATCTCAACCAGTCATCAGAGCAGAAAGAGCTTCCTAACCAAGGAGCTTCAAAAATGACTTCAGGCATTGCTGGGTTTCCACCCACCCAAACGGGATACCGACCAGGTTGTAGCAGCAGAACAGCAGGGTCTGAACCAGAAAAATGCAGAGGAAAGACTGCTCCAGTGTTTGAGGATGTAAGGACCaaacaaaaagatgaaaaacatGAAAAGCTAAAGAGAGGTATGAGAGAAGGATGTTCAAGGCCAAAGGTGGACCGCAAAAGCAGGAAAAGAGGCCGGAAACAGACTGTTGAGTCGAGTGAGAGTGATGATACTTCAACCAGTGTGGAGATAGAGGATGTGGACATTGATAATGGAAACGGTCCACCTGCTGCACAAGGAAATGGAGGTGATGGCTATGGTGCTAGGAGATCTTCAAGGCGTAGGCAGCATATTTCATACAGTGAAGGTGTAAGTGATGATGAGAATGAGTTGGCAAGCCGTCTGAAGAAGGCACGGTCTAACCAGCCAGCTGAAGACAGCAAAACTCAGCCGAAAGAAGCTGTTGGTGGTGATGATCAACATCGAGCTGATTTCACTATTCCGCGCAGTAATTCTGTGGAAAGATTGAACCAAAATGGAGCAGGCCTTCCTGAAGGAGATGTGCAAAACAACAATTCCAAGTTTGAGACAGTTAAGGACCAGTATTCTAGACCGCCCTCAGGTGGCGCAAAAAAAGTTGAACTTATTGTGGATTCTGATTCAGAATCAGATACAGTTCCTGATAGTAATATTCCAGAGGTGTATGATTATCCTGATCCTGAATTTAGTGATTTTGACAAGCTTAAAGAACAAAGTTGCTTTGCACCTGATCAGGTCTGGGCTTGCTATGATAcagctgatggcatgccaagatTCTATGCCCTCATTAGGAAGGTACACAGTCCTGAATTTAAGGTGATGTTCTGTTGGCTTGAGGCTTCCCCTGAAGATCAAAAAGGCAAAACTTGGGTCAGCGCAGAGTTGCCTGTTGGCTGTGGGAAATTTAGACTTGGGACTACTGAATCCACTTCTGATCGACTTACATTTTCTCATCAAGTGCAGTGCGAAATGGTCAAGAGGGGTATGTACATTGTATATCCTAGGAAAGGGGAAACATGGGCCCTTTTCAAAGATTGGGATATTGGTTGGGGCTTTGATCCAGATAATCATAGGAAGTACAAGTATGAAATTGTGGAGATCCTGTCTGAATATGTTGTGGATGAGGGTGTCCAAGTTGGTTACTTGGATAAAGTGACCAGATTTGTTAGCCTTTTCCAGCGAACAAGGCTGACTGGAGTAGGTACATTCTATGTAAAGCCAAGTGAACTTTTCAAGTTCTCTCATCGAATTCCTTCTTTCAAAATGACTGGAACTGAACGAGATGGTGTACATGCGGGATCCTTTGAACTTGATCCTGCTTCTTTACCCCTCAACCCAGATGATATTTGGTACCCTGAAAAGGTTATGGAAGGCAGTAAGGGTGCAAATTCTCAACCTGTAGAAAATGTTTCACCTGCAGTTGCATCTGGAACAAGAGATAAGTCTAGAATGTCTGAGAATGTGACGATATCTCTGAAGTCTGTGGAGTTGAATAGCATTCATACTACTAATGGAGAATCTGCTAAGGTTCGAAGATCTCCTAGAGGAGTGAACCTATCCGAGGAAAAACAAAGTAAGATGAGCTCTCATTCTGCCAATGACGGTTCTTCCACTTGTTTTGATGATAATTGTGTTAAAAGAGACCGTCACTCAAGTCCCAGCATACCCAGTCATGACATTGATGAAGAGTTGCATTCATGCACAAAGAGATTTGATCTCAGCAACTCCTCTGGAAGCTCCAAGAATCCAATAACTTTTCCCGATGAAAAAGGTTCTGAAGAAGCTTTTTGTGATTTTAGGATGGATATATCCACGGGGAAGTTTCAAGTAGATCAAGTATGGGCTCTTTATGGTCGAAATAATATGCCAAGGACTTATGCTCAGATTAAGAAGATTGTACCTGCCCCATTCAAATTACACGTAGTCCTTCTTGAGGCGTGTGCAGGAACTAAAAATGCTCAGGTTGTTTGTGGAACATTCAAAGTCCAGAGTGAAAAGTGTCAAGTCTATGATCCTAGTTCATTCTCCCATGTGGTGAAAGCAGTATCTATTAATAGGAACAGATTTGAGATCTATCCAAGAGATGGCGATATTTGGGCACTGTACAAGAACtggaaaaaattaagtttgCATCCAGACACGTCTGCGTATGAGATAGTGGAGGTCATTGAGAATTCAAAAGACCGGATAAAAGTTTCATCCATGGTGCGTGTGAATGGTTTCAAGTCAGTCTTTAGGTCTCCAAGAATACAAAGATCAAATCCTGCTATTTTAGAAATACCGAAAGATGAGTTTGGGAGATTTTCTCATCAGATTCCTGCATTTCAGCTTACTGGGGAAAAAGGAGGGGTTTTGAGAGGCTGCTGGGAGCTTGATCCTGCTTCAGCACCGTGTTTGCAGTGA
- the LOC101259893 gene encoding uncharacterized protein, which translates to MKDVILREERIKDRLEELESRDKHFEDRCRELREKEKQLNGIPNAHLKTEATEDVTVDTVYTTVGNSTVTRFTAIMDGKSLQIFLIEHEKELALMSDDIFEALQMSPDPAKLVLDAMEGFCPPHLRKRETEFEGSVARRSCILLLEQLIRVSPEIQGSVREIARCIASDWKVKIEATEGNQDEILVFLYLLAAYSLVSFFDADELMILLESVAKHDKFAELCCALDMKQNLPCFIQNLLTKQQHLEAIRHAYAFELVDHFPPTAILKDYLECVERNYVNVLEKATSSAEEKIEAIEQRVASVRAVIRCILVYKLQSQYPVEQLEEQIEFLTRQKEDQAALSIICEAKRPEQANVNQMGSTNPSIRTGTKALNSVSVSAKACACTFDHSNTMAIIIMNMSGNNLQNFLNKHSKEHKLLRSEVFSALQMSLDSDMLVLEALEGFYPPNHRREEIGFHRNIIRQSCILLLEQLMELSREIIPEAKLKASKLAFAWKAKMMTEMENHLTILGFLLLVGCYRLSSAFEKEELESLYHKVAHHVNTSKICHVLGISDNTSKKSKRHQAQGCTDESICDNMDINGKRHDVLCHCASSSYCTSDPALLVLDAFLSCHPTKIVRCENFPSVMRAFSDLLDQLRGVSPEIDLHVKKEAFVFASDWYSFLMGSQVKPTEIVAFLQLLAIYKITDSFHPDRLLGLLEKVQPTERVVALVKILGLTDEIQYLVQNLRDKNQWLVAFNYVYAFELVNLVSPVLLLKDYVSYSKQIAKRILHAGNSSYEAQIKAINCEIYALRNAVRHIVDRGLQSEYSPFCLERQIERLQYQISNLRRSDSNWDLTGMSQQHEPNNGIYESGTFAQVRKEFTRKRSAPAGETYAIYRAQQTQYFKRHSHLSMRR; encoded by the exons ATGAAAGATGTTATACTTAGAGAGGAGAGAATTAAGGATAGATTAGAGGAGCTTGAATCAAGAGACAAACATTTTGAGGATCGGTGTAGAGAGCTCAGAGAGAAGGAGAAGCAGTTGAATGGTATTCCTAATGCGCACTTAAAGACAGAAGCTACTGAAGATGTAACAGTGGACACGGTCTATACTACTGTAGGTAATTCTACTGTTACAAGATTTACTGCGATAATGGATGGGAAGAGCTTACAGATATTCTTAATTGAGCATGAGAAGGAGCTGGCTTTGATGTCTGATGACATTTTTGAGGCTCTGCAGATGTCTCCTGACCCTGCAAAATTGGTGCTTGATGCAATGGAAGGTTTCTGTCCTCCCCAtttgagaaagagagaaacagaGTTTGAGGGTAGTGTTGCCCGAAGGAGCTGCATTCTTCTGTTAGAGCAGTTAATTAGGGTTTCACCAGAGATTCAAGGTTCTGTGAGGGAAATAGCAAGATGCATTGCAAGTGATTGGAAGGTCAAAATAGAGGCTACCGAAGGAAACCAAGATGAGATCTTGGTTTTCTTGTATCTTTTGGCTGCGTACAGTTTGGTTTCTTTCTTTGATGCTGATGAACTTATGATCCTGCTGGAGAGTGTTGCTAAGCATGACAAATTTGCAGAATTGTGTTGTGCTCTTGATATGAAGCAGAATTTACCTT GTTTTATCCAGAATCTTCTAACCAAGCAGCAACACCTTGAAGCTATTAGACATGCTTATGCTTTTGAACTAGTGGACCATTTCCCGCCCACAGCCATTCTGAAAGATTACTTGGAATGTGTTGAACGTAATTATGTGAATGTCTTGGAGAAAGCGACCTCCTCCGCTGAAGAAAAG ATTGAGGCCATTGAACAAAGGGTTGCTTCTGTTAGAGCTGTTATCAGATGCATTCTGGTTTACAAACTTCAGTCTCAATATCCGGTAGAACAACTTGAAGAGCAGATAGAATTTCTTACAAGGCAGAAGGAAGATCAAGCTGCATTATCCATCATTTGTGAGGCTAAAAGGCCAGAGCAAGCTAATGTGAACCAGATGGGATCAACTAATCCATCTATTCGCACAGGCACCAAGGCCCTTAACTCTGTATCAGTCTCTGCTAAAGCCTGCGCTTGCACTTTTGATCATTCCAATACTATGGcaattattattatgaacatGAGTGGAAATAATTTGCAGAATTTTTTGAACAAGCATTCTAAGGAGCACAAGTTGTTGCGCAGTGAAGTCTTTAGTGCTCTTCAAATGTCACTGGACTCAGATATGCTTGTGTTGGAAGCACTGGAAGGGTTTTATCCTCCCAACCATCGGAGAGAAGAGATTGGATTTCATCGTAATATTATCAGGCAGAGTTGCATCCTTTTATTAGAACAATTGATGGAACTTTCACGGGAGATTATACCAGAGGCTAAATTAAAAGCAAGCAAGCTTGCATTTGCCTGGAAAGCAAAGATGATGACTGAAATGGAAAACCATTTGACAATCTTGGGTTTTCTGCTTCTTGTAGGTTGCTATAGATTGTCATCTGCCTTCGAGAAAGAGGAACTTGAGAGTTTGTATCACAAGGTAGCACATCATGTGAATACATCTAAAATTTGTCACGTCCTCGGTATTTCAGATAATACTTCAA AAAAATCCAAGAGACATCAGGCTCAAGGCTGTACAGATGAATCTATTTGCGACAACATGGATATAAATGGCAAAAGACACGATGTACTCTGCCATTGTGCTTCAAGTTCATATTGTACATCAGATCCTGCTTTGCTTGTATTGGATGCTTTCCTGAGCTGTCATCCCACAAAAATAGTGAGGTGTGAAAACTTCCCATCAGTTATGAGGGCTTTCTCTGATCTGTTGGACCAGCTGAGAGGAGTTTCTCCAGAAATTGATCTTCATGTTAAAAAGGAAGCTTTTGTGTTTGCATCTGACTGGTATTCTTTTTTGATGGGGTCCCAAGTAAAACCTACCGAGATCGTGGCATTTTTGCAGCTTTTAgctatttataaaataacagATTCTTTCCATCCAGATAGACTTTTAGGTCTCCTGGAGAAAGTTCAGCCAACTGAAAGGGTTGTTGCTTTGGTCAAAATCCTTGGGCTGACAGATGAGATCCAAT ACTTGGTCCAAAATCTTAGAGACAAAAACCAGTGGCTGGTGGCATTTAATTATGTCTATGCATTTGAGCTTGTTAACTTGGTTTCACCAGTGTTGCTCCTGAAGGATTATGTCAGTTACTCAAAACAGATCGCCAAGCGAATTCTTCATGCTGGAAATAGTTCTTATGAAGCCCAA ATTAAGGCTATAAACTGTGAAATATATGCACTAAGAAATGCAGTTAGACATATTGTGGATCGTGGTCTTCAATCGGAATATTCACCTTTCTGTCTTGAACGACAGATCGAAAGACTTCAATATCAGATATCAAACTTGAGGCGATCAGACTCAAATTGGGACTTAACTGGTATGTCCCAACAACATGAACCAAATAACGGAATTTACGAATCTGGTACATTTGCTCAAGTGCGAAAAGAGTTCACAAGGAAACGTTCTGCCCCAGCCGGCGAAACTTATGCTATCTACAGGGCTCAACAAACACAGTATTTTAAGCGCCATAGTCATTTATCCATGAGGAGATAA
- the LOC104644338 gene encoding uncharacterized protein: MMGIEDKTLFCFCHWGKRNKVLPDGSISYEGGITDQVIAKTGVKYDDFVIAVFDRLGIDASDKMLFFTVKFDRSELIQLRDQAGIDTMLHFNDSYVHIYASSLEKEPDSRPPSGGTKNIGHTIASDKQPDSTPIADDPNGNKCGVLSETVVGKLPPHQEPFFGQNNIQNDLNDLFRKGYYLRQKQLTSSGSLETFWRKCDTCDTRYLCYRKDVNHALRCKTCTTFELDPKGAACRPKQSQPGGQDKHLESKLNEPLKQTELPNQETLRMTGGSAWFQPTQETLRMTGGSTWFQPTQTGSQQVAATTMEACKSRKRYRNQTTEPSESDDTSINVDTQGAKSEIIRDSKP; the protein is encoded by the coding sequence ATGATGGGAATTGAAGACAAAACATTGTTTTGTTTCTGTCACTGGGGCAAAAGGAATAAGGTTCTACCAGATGGATCCATTTCGTATGAGGGAGGTATTACTGATCAGGTTATTGCAAAGACGGGCGTAAAGTATGATGATTTTGTGATTGCAGTTTTTGACCGCTTAGGTATTGATGCTTCAGATAAGATGTTATTTTTTACGGTGAAGTTTGATCGGTCAGAATTGATACAGCTAAGGGACCAAGCAGGTATCGATACTATGCTGCATTTTAACGATAGCTATGTTCACATTTATGCATCAAGTCTGGAGAAGGAGCCTGATTCTAGGCCTCCATCAGGTGGCACGAAAAACATTGGACATACTATTGCTTCTGATAAACAACCAGATTCTACTCCGATAGCTGATGATCCGAATGGTAATAAGTGTGGAGTTTTATCTGAAACTGTTGTAGGAAAGCTACCACCTCATCAAGAACCATTTTTCGGGCAAAACAATATTCAAAACGATCTCAATGATCTGTTCCGCAAAGGGTATTACCTTAGACAGAAACAACTAACTTCATCTGGAAGCCTGGAAACGTTCTGGAGAAAGTGTGACACTTGCGACACTAGGTACTTATGTTACAGGAAAGATGTCAACCATGCTCTGCGCTGCAAGACATGTACTACATTTGAGTTAGATCCCAAGGGTGCAGCTTGTAGACCGAAACAGAGTCAGCCTGGAGGCCAGGATAAGCACCTTGAATCTAAGCTCAACGAGCCTTTAAAGCAGACAGAGCTTCCTAACCAAGAAACCTTGAGAATGACTGGGGGCAGCGCTTGGTTTCAACCTACCCAAGAAACCTTGAGAATGACTGGGGGCAGCACTTGGTTTCAACCTACCCAAACAGGATCCCAACAGGTTGCTGCAACGACAATGGAGGCTTGCAAAAGCAGGAAAAGATATCGGAACCAGACAACTGAACCGAGTGAAAGTGATGATACTTCAATCAATGTGGATACGCAAGGTGCGAAAAGTGAAATAATTCGAGATAGTAAACCTTGA